From a region of the Monodelphis domestica isolate mMonDom1 chromosome 8, mMonDom1.pri, whole genome shotgun sequence genome:
- the AP1S3 gene encoding AP-1 complex subunit sigma-3 isoform X3, which yields MIHFILLFSRQGKLRLQKWYTTLPDKERKKIIREIVQMILSRGQRTSSFVDWKDLKLVYKRYASLYFCCAVENQDNELLTLEIVHRYVELLDKYFGNVCELDIIFNFEKAYFILDEFIMGGEIQETSKKSAVKAIEDSDMLQETMEEYMSKPAF from the exons atccatTTTATATTGCTGTTCAGTCGACAAGGGAAATTAAGATTGCAGAAGTGGTATACCACACTACCtgataaggagagaaaaaagatcaTCCGAGAAATTGTACAAATGATTCTGTCTCGTGGTCAAAGGACAAGCAGTTTTGTTGACTGGAAGGATCTAAAACTTGTTTATAAAAG ATATGCTAGCTTATATTTTTGCTGTGCAGTAGAAAATCAAGACAATGAACTGTTGACACTAGAGATTGTACATCGTTATGTGGAATTACTAGACAAGTATTTTGGAAAT GTCTGTGAGCtggatattatatttaattttgaaaaggCATATTTTATCCTTGATGAGTTTATCATGGGTGGAGAAATCCAAGAAACCTCAAAGAAGTCAGCTGTCAAGGCTATTGAAGACTCTGATATGTTACAGGAG acAATGGAAGAATACATGAGCAAACCTGCATTTTAG